tttctttttttttccttgtgactCTTTATAACTTTCCTGAACCATGTCTGATTCAGTCTTTTCAGTCCCTCAGCCACATGACTGTCCTTTCCATATTTGTAGACAACTATCATGTAATTGCTATTCAAgaccttttctttttataccaaACCACCTCTGGTTTCTTAAGCTACTCCCCCTGAAACTAGACTTCTGAATCTTTCACATCTAGGCAGCTCTTCCCTgaaaatatttccattttctaCTGTTCCTCTTAAAATGTGACGTCTGCATGGGACACCTTATTCCAAAGCTGGTCTAGCTAGTGGGAACTGGTGGATCAGTTGCAGGCTACACTCGCTTCTGTCCATCATTTCCACTATGGGTTCATATGTGAAGCACCTCTGGACCTCAATGAGAATTTCTCTTAAGCCTACCCCCTCAACCTCTATATGCCAGTTCTAGTTTGATTCTGTTAGCTGCAGTATCTGTGTTTCTTTCTGACATTGGAACATCTATACATCATTTACTAGCTCTCATCTTCCCTTGAAACCAACTTTACTTTAATCATTACAAGACTCACCTGTATCTGGGCTGTCCttgtgcatgtttttttttttttttttttaacaattatcTTTTTGCAGCAGAAAGAAACTTAGAAATCATCTAGTCATTGTGCACATGGTGCACGTGAGGCTCATAGAAAGCAGCGACTAGCCTGAGGTCACAGTTCTGGAAGTAACTATGTTGGCTAGTTTGTCCCCTGTGGGTTTACTTGAAGCTGGCTGTTCTTGATGCTGTATGCCCTAGTGGCTGTGCTATTCTGGCATTCTCTCTCCCTGCACTTAGTCCACACTCAGGTATTACCTAGACTATGTCCGGAGTATTACTGACCTACCTGTTCCAGGGCCATATTTGGCACTGTGGGTCCAGCCTGTGGCCTCTGTGAAGCCCAACTCACGGCAGAGGACATGGGCAGCCTGCAGTGTGAAGTCATCATCACAGATGGTGCCCCATTCACCAGCTCGCTGTATCTCCACTCGGCCCTCATAGGGTTTCCTGGGGAAGCCAGCCAGCCGGAACCGCAGTCCCTGGCTTCCCGCCTTCTTCTCAGGGCCCGTGGAAGGGGACGGAGACCCCAAGCACAAGCTGCACATGAAGTACAGCAGCAGGCCCCATGGGCTCCACAGCCAGATGCTGACAGGTCGCATGGCAGGAAACGCCTGGACACCCCAGAGAGAGTGTGTAAAGCCCAGAGTCAGAGAAAGGAGGGAGGAGTTGTGGGGAAGGAGATTCCCTTAATGACTGAGAGATAGAAACACACTCTAAATGAAGGCAGAGACACAAAGTCAAAGAGGGACACAGACTGGGGTGTGGGAAGGTGTTCTCTTTCCCTTTTGGAAATAATAAAACTCATAATAAGTAGTTACAACCTACATGTCCTTCCCTAGTTTGCCATCATCTTCATTTATCCCCATTCACCAGTCTTAGAGACCAAGGATCAGAAGACAGAGGTTTGAAACCAAGAGTCAGAGAATGGTCAAGATAAAGAGAGACTGAGAAAAGACACAGAGAGGAAGACCAGGACAGGATGTGAGAGGAAGGGAGACTGTGGGAATGAAGGGGGCAACACAGAAAGAGACAGTGGAGAGAGACATGCTGAAGATAGATGGAAAGTGACAGGGAAAAGAATCATGCACACAGTAATGAGgagtgagggagagagacagaagaCATGTGAGGAGAGGAATTGACAAGATCCAAGGAGCAGGCAGAGTAGGGATGACCCCGATTAGCCAAACAAATGACAGACAGCTATACAGGTTGTGGAGAGAGACAGGCAAAGGGAGACTGGGAGACCCTCAGAACCCTTGAGTGGGAGTCCTATCTGGGCAGATTCCTATCtgcaaatttttgtctctttcccAGGCAGGGAGGGCAGGCTCAAAGGGCGCAAAGGGCTTGTGGAGAAACCGCTGCATTCCCTTCTCAGCACACAGACTTTCAGATGCCCTGCAGGGTCAAGGAGCCCAGTAACGCTAGGCCTCATGCTGGGCAGGGGATGGGGTGGGGTAGTCCAAGCCTTCTGCTCACACCAGTGTGGCTGTCACCGGGCAACCGGGCAACCGGGAGGCCAGGGTGCGCTCTCCGCTCTTTGCCCAAGGCCTTCTCTGTCCCGGGCTGAGAACAACCTCTCCACAGAGAGGGGGCTCCCTGAACATGCTTTCCCCAAACCAGACAAACAGCTCAACAAGACAGCTTTGTTTTGGGAACTTTTGGCTTTGGGGCTCAGGGGTAGGGCCTCACAGAGGAGCCCCCTGCCTCCCAGCTGCCCTTCATGAAACACCCTGCAGCCCCCACCCTCGATATTTGTTCTTTTCCCCACTCTTCTTGTGTCTCATTCCCCTTTGACAATAATAAAACTCTCAGTTGGTTGGTTTCCCCGACTCCATCCCACACCACCCTTTTTCCTTGGTCCCTCCACATCCTCTACATCCCAAATTCCCCTTTCTCAGGCAGCTTGCCTCTCCTACCTTTGGCTGGACAGGGCCCTAGGGACTGGGAGAAGAGTCCtggtcctggagattagtgctaggacttccaaaaaaaaaaaaaaaagtgctcggCCAGGGGAGACTGGACCCCCCCTCTCTCCCCCCTCGCTGCTAGTCCCTCCCACGTCCCCTTGAGCCCTCCCACATTCCTCTTTCTCCCTCCATTCCTCTCAAGCCAGTTCCCTCCTCTACGTCCTCCCCTCCCTGGTGGAGCTGGCCACTGCCGCGCCACCTCCCCCCTTCCCCTTATCCTCCCGGCTCAATGAAGCTTTCTTTTCCCGCAGGTTGGAGGCTGGGCAGCTGCGATCAGAGAGCTGGGTTGCAAGCGGCCACCGGGCGGCGGCCCCCGTGGCGGCGGGAAGCCTTCCAGCCCCCAGCCCTTCCTCCATGTCCCTGGCTAGGCCGAGTGTAAACAGTACAACTCGGGCAGGGCCACGGGTGGGTTTGGCCAAGGGAACTCAAAGCTTCAAAGGCCCACTTGGCCTTTCTGGTGTCCCCAGGGCTCCTGGGGGTGATGTCACATCCTTTACTCTGATGTCACGTTGAGCACATGACGTCACATGCTGTCCCCAAGACCAGGCGCCAGGGCCCTCTGGCTGAAATCACAAAGTTACTCTGGGTGGAGCCGCTTGTGCGCACCCCAGAGTTGTGGGTAGGGGCCTAGAGGTAGTGCGCCGCCTGTCTTCGGAGGGTACCTTGACTCCTTCCTTCTTGCTCCTCTCCTCCCGCCCTTCCCCGGTTTTAGCTGTGGGGGCCGAGGGAGGGCCGGCCCCgcccacagcccctcctcctgccTCCCGCCCTCAGGGTCAGGAAGCGCGGAAGGAACTGCCGGGGGCCATGGACGGGGCTGTGATGGAAGGACCGCTCTTTTTGCAGAGTCAACGCTTCGGGACCAAGGTAGTCGGGGGCTGGAATGCCGAACCCCAACAGGGTAGAAGTGAGTGAAAGGGTCCAGCCAGAGGGAGGGGGCGGGTAGCATGTTGGAGCGCTGGACGCTGGCAGTTGGAGAGCCCGGTGACGTTCTCGCGAAATGGCTTTGCACACTCTCGCAAAATTGGTTTTGCACACAGAAGCGTGTGCAGACTCTGGGTATACACTCTTGATGCTGGAGGTCCTTCTTGGGAAACTTTATCTTTTGACTGGGAGTGCCAGACCTCAAATTGGCCTGCGCGGGTCCTTCCTCTGCCGTCTGGGTGTTGCTGCTCGCGCACTTCTGCTCCCTCCCCcgcctctctctctttccctctccgcAGAAGTGGAGGAAGACCTGGGCTGTGCTCTACCCGGCCAGTCCCCATGGTGTAGCGCGGCTCGAGTTTTTTGACCATAAGGGGTCGAACTCTGGAGGTGGCCGCGGGGGTTCGCGCCGCCTGGACTGCAAGGTGATCCGTCTGGCCGAATGTGTGAGCGTGGCTCCTGTGGCAGTGGATAGCCCCCCTGAGCCGGGCGCCGTTGCGTTTCGCTTGGACACTGCGCAGCGCTCGCACCTGCTGGCAGCGGACGCGCAGTCCAGTGTCGCTTGGGTGCAGACGTTGTGCCGAAACGCCTTTCAGGTGAGGGGACCGGGGTTCTAGGCGAGGGGCTGTGGCAAGTAGCCCTGGGCCTAAGGGGCGGTTTAAGGTGGGGTGGTTAACAGAGGCAGTCTACTATCCCGTACCCCAGAACTGCGTTGAGGAAATTATAGCGTCATTCATGCTCTCTTTACTACAGAAAGGCACCTGGGCTCCTGTGCTGGCAGAGAACCCACCTAAGCTTTCTGCCCTGGAGATGCTGGAGAATTCGTTGTACAGCCCCACCTGGGAAGGTAGATACCTGAGAAGGCAGGGGTGGAGTGGGAAGGAGACGTGCTCTTGGTGAGTCGGTGATTATAGGGGCCAGGGACTCTTAGAGAAGTAGGAAGCCTCTGAGATTCGGCTTCCAAATGAGCGCTTGGACACTACTCAGGAGTCCTCTGGGTCTCCACCCCTGCCCACAATGCACCATCCCCCAGATACCCATCTAACTGTGTATTCCTTCCAGGATCCCAGTTCTGGATAACCGTCCAGAGGACTGAGGCTGCTGAGCGCTGTGGCCTGCATGGCTCCTATGTGCTGAGAGTAGAGGCTGAGAGACTGACACTCCTGACCGTGGGAACACAGAATCAGATCCTAGAGCCACGCCTTTCCTGGCCCTATACCCTGCTGCGGCGTTATGGCGGTGACAAGGTGCAAGGGCTGTCAGGGAGGTCTGTGAGGGTGGGCTTCCGGAGTTGGACAGCTGTAGGCCAGGAGGGGCAGGATAGAAAGATGGAAAACTCCACCCTTTGAATCCTCCTTTTGCCTATACCCCAACCCCACCCTCCATCCTCAGACTTGTTTGTAAATGCCCTAAGTAGTTCAGGCCCTGTGATCTACCTCTTCTGTCACTCCTAGTAATGTGTTTCCCTTCACACCCTCCTCAGGTCATGTTCTCTTTTGAGGCGGGTCGCCGCTGCCCCTCTGGCCCTGGAACCTTCACCTTCCAGACCGAACAGGGAAATGACATCTTTCAAGCAGTTGAGACTGCCATCCATCGGCAGAAGGCCCAGGGGAAGGCAAGAGAGGGGCAAGGTGTCCTCAGAGCTGACTCCCAAGAAGGGGAGGTGGCAGAAGGGAAATTGGCTTCTCCTCCTGTTCCCCAGGAGGTACTAGGCAGTACCCCAGCCCTGTATGCTGAGCCCTTAGACTCCCTGCGCATTCCTCCAGGCTCTTCCCAGGACTCTCTCTACTCAGACCCCCTGGACAGCACCTCTGCTCAGGCAGGGGAGAGGGTACAACCCAAGAAACCTCTTTACTGGGACTTGTATGAGCATGCACAGGAGCAGTTACAGAAGGCCAAGCTGACGGACACCAAAGAGGACCCCATCTATGATGAACCTGAGGGCTTGGCCCCAGCCCCTCTTCGGGGCCTTTATGATCTGCCTCAGGAGCCCAAGGATGCATGGTGGTGTCAGGCTCGAGTGAAGGAGGAAGGCTATGAGCTCCCCTACAACCCTGCTACTGATGACTATGCTGTGCCACCCCCTCGGAGCATAAAGCCCCTCCCAGCTCCCAAACCCCAGGGTCTGGCCTTGCCTGAACCTGGTGCTACAACTGGCAGTGGCAGCAAGGGCCACAGGACAGACACTGCCCTGTACAGTCAGGTTCAGAAGAGTGGGGCCTCAGGGGGCTGGGACTCTGGGTTCTCTAGAGTAGGGAATGACAGAACTGGAGTCAAGACAGAGGGCTCTACCTGAGAATGTTGCTGATATGAGGACCATGTAAGGTGACACTGGGGATAAAAGAAACCTGTTAAAACAAATAGGACCAGAGAGTGGGAGGGGCCCAGATGAGACCTGAGGATCAAGGGATTAGGGAAATCAAGGGGAGGATCATCAGTCCCTAGAAGTCCTAGGGAGTGGAACTGATGGCAGGGCTGAGGGATAGACTCTGGGGAGGGTCAGCACTCCTAGTTATCCCTCTCCTAAAAGTACAGACAGCTGTTTGCTCAGGTCTACAGAAAGGGGTACTTGGTTAGAGTGGATACAGTTTGAAGGGCCTGTATGGAGGTTGCCTGGGTACTTACTACTGCACTTTTCTTTGccagagaaatatttttaaaaatttaaagattcTCATTAAAGTCATCTTGGGTTTAAGAGGTCTCTGTGTGTGAATAGACACAGAGTGGGCACAGTGGCAGGGTGTGCTGGGTGAGTGTGGAGGGGATCAAGAAGAGAAGCAGGAATTTGTTGGGGGCCAAAAGAGGAGGAGGGACCGAGGGAGGGAAGCCTGCAGTGTGGCAGTTCAGAACCTGGGTAGTCAAGTCAAGGCCAATCTCAGCTGGACTCTAATTCTGTGTCCCTGGGTGAGTTGTATGACATCAGTCTTCCCTATTGCCCCTCTGTAAAGTACAGAAACTAATAATGTTCTAAATACCTCCTGGGGTGGTTTGTATGAAATGCAAGTACATTTCTGAAGTACTTAGTAtagtctgaagcacagagaaagtatTTTACAAATGGTAAAACTATTCTGTGGGTGGAGGGAGCTGACAGGTGAGTAGAGTTAGGGAGAGAGGAATAAGAAAGGAGCAAGCCTTTTTGACACCATCCTTTCCCCT
Above is a genomic segment from Callospermophilus lateralis isolate mCalLat2 chromosome 14, mCalLat2.hap1, whole genome shotgun sequence containing:
- the Dok1 gene encoding docking protein 1 isoform X1, which produces MSLARPSVNSTTRAGPRGQEARKELPGAMDGAVMEGPLFLQSQRFGTKKWRKTWAVLYPASPHGVARLEFFDHKGSNSGGGRGGSRRLDCKVIRLAECVSVAPVAVDSPPEPGAVAFRLDTAQRSHLLAADAQSSVAWVQTLCRNAFQKGTWAPVLAENPPKLSALEMLENSLYSPTWEGSQFWITVQRTEAAERCGLHGSYVLRVEAERLTLLTVGTQNQILEPRLSWPYTLLRRYGGDKVMFSFEAGRRCPSGPGTFTFQTEQGNDIFQAVETAIHRQKAQGKAREGQGVLRADSQEGEVAEGKLASPPVPQEVLGSTPALYAEPLDSLRIPPGSSQDSLYSDPLDSTSAQAGERVQPKKPLYWDLYEHAQEQLQKAKLTDTKEDPIYDEPEGLAPAPLRGLYDLPQEPKDAWWCQARVKEEGYELPYNPATDDYAVPPPRSIKPLPAPKPQGLALPEPGATTGSGSKGHRTDTALYSQVQKSGASGGWDSGFSRVGNDRTGVKTEGST
- the Dok1 gene encoding docking protein 1 isoform X2 — encoded protein: MDGAVMEGPLFLQSQRFGTKKWRKTWAVLYPASPHGVARLEFFDHKGSNSGGGRGGSRRLDCKVIRLAECVSVAPVAVDSPPEPGAVAFRLDTAQRSHLLAADAQSSVAWVQTLCRNAFQKGTWAPVLAENPPKLSALEMLENSLYSPTWEGSQFWITVQRTEAAERCGLHGSYVLRVEAERLTLLTVGTQNQILEPRLSWPYTLLRRYGGDKVMFSFEAGRRCPSGPGTFTFQTEQGNDIFQAVETAIHRQKAQGKAREGQGVLRADSQEGEVAEGKLASPPVPQEVLGSTPALYAEPLDSLRIPPGSSQDSLYSDPLDSTSAQAGERVQPKKPLYWDLYEHAQEQLQKAKLTDTKEDPIYDEPEGLAPAPLRGLYDLPQEPKDAWWCQARVKEEGYELPYNPATDDYAVPPPRSIKPLPAPKPQGLALPEPGATTGSGSKGHRTDTALYSQVQKSGASGGWDSGFSRVGNDRTGVKTEGST
- the Dok1 gene encoding docking protein 1 isoform X3, with protein sequence MPNPNRVEKWRKTWAVLYPASPHGVARLEFFDHKGSNSGGGRGGSRRLDCKVIRLAECVSVAPVAVDSPPEPGAVAFRLDTAQRSHLLAADAQSSVAWVQTLCRNAFQKGTWAPVLAENPPKLSALEMLENSLYSPTWEGSQFWITVQRTEAAERCGLHGSYVLRVEAERLTLLTVGTQNQILEPRLSWPYTLLRRYGGDKVMFSFEAGRRCPSGPGTFTFQTEQGNDIFQAVETAIHRQKAQGKAREGQGVLRADSQEGEVAEGKLASPPVPQEVLGSTPALYAEPLDSLRIPPGSSQDSLYSDPLDSTSAQAGERVQPKKPLYWDLYEHAQEQLQKAKLTDTKEDPIYDEPEGLAPAPLRGLYDLPQEPKDAWWCQARVKEEGYELPYNPATDDYAVPPPRSIKPLPAPKPQGLALPEPGATTGSGSKGHRTDTALYSQVQKSGASGGWDSGFSRVGNDRTGVKTEGST